The following are from one region of the Streptomyces decoyicus genome:
- a CDS encoding M81 family metallopeptidase, with protein sequence MPSPTSRRLRIGIGGMAIESSQFCPHRSAYDDFRVTRGRALLDRYTWTRPDGDLAERVEWVPLVHAVAVPGGPVERATYDRLKGELTDRIRESGPLDGLVYDIHGAMSVVGLDDAEADLTDAVRAATGPATLISAAMDLHGNVSRRFATQLDLLTAHRMAPHEDAWETRERAARKLVERLVRGTGRPHRAWVQIPVLLPGEKTSTRLDPARSLYGRLASVEALDGVVDAAIWVGYAWADEERCRAAVVVTADDPQLALTQAGSLTRAYWEARRDFAFVGPTGDADTCIARAVASPARPFLISDSGDNPTAGGAGDLAYMLGRLLADEELASGRVTALHPGLTDPEAVALCFDAGVGGEVTLAVGGRFSAGTGPHAEPYELTGTVTALEDPAGPGSADPRENPAYDRGGRSAAVTRGGVTVVLTERRRPFHTRADFGSLDPLSYDLVVVKIGYLEPELHAMAADWLLALTPGGVDQDLLRLGHHKVRRPLYPFDDEGFEEADLTPVLL encoded by the coding sequence ATGCCCTCACCGACCAGTCGCCGTCTCCGCATCGGCATCGGCGGAATGGCCATCGAATCCAGCCAGTTCTGCCCGCACCGCTCGGCCTACGACGACTTCCGCGTCACCCGGGGGCGCGCCCTGCTGGACCGCTACACCTGGACGCGGCCGGACGGCGACCTGGCCGAGCGGGTCGAGTGGGTGCCGCTGGTGCATGCCGTCGCGGTGCCCGGCGGACCGGTCGAGCGCGCCACCTACGACCGCCTCAAGGGCGAACTGACGGACCGCATCCGGGAGTCGGGGCCGCTGGACGGGCTGGTCTACGACATCCACGGCGCCATGAGCGTGGTGGGGCTGGACGACGCCGAGGCCGATCTGACCGACGCGGTACGGGCCGCGACCGGCCCCGCAACCCTGATCTCGGCCGCCATGGATCTGCACGGCAATGTCTCGCGCCGCTTCGCCACGCAGCTCGATCTGCTCACCGCCCACCGTATGGCCCCGCACGAGGACGCCTGGGAGACCCGGGAGCGGGCCGCCCGCAAGCTCGTGGAGCGACTGGTCCGCGGGACGGGCCGCCCGCACCGGGCCTGGGTGCAGATTCCGGTCCTCCTGCCCGGCGAGAAGACCAGCACCCGGCTGGACCCGGCCAGGTCGCTGTACGGGCGGCTGGCCTCGGTCGAGGCGCTCGACGGGGTCGTGGACGCGGCGATCTGGGTCGGGTACGCCTGGGCCGACGAGGAGCGCTGCCGGGCGGCGGTGGTGGTCACCGCGGACGATCCCCAACTCGCCCTGACGCAGGCCGGGTCCCTGACCCGCGCGTATTGGGAGGCCCGCCGGGACTTCGCCTTCGTCGGCCCGACCGGGGACGCGGACACCTGTATCGCCCGCGCCGTCGCCTCCCCCGCCCGCCCGTTCCTGATCAGCGACTCCGGCGACAACCCCACCGCGGGCGGGGCCGGCGACCTCGCGTACATGCTCGGCCGGCTGCTGGCCGACGAGGAGTTGGCGAGCGGCCGGGTCACCGCACTGCACCCGGGCCTCACCGACCCGGAGGCCGTCGCCCTCTGCTTCGACGCCGGGGTGGGCGGCGAGGTCACCCTCGCTGTGGGCGGCCGGTTCAGCGCGGGCACCGGCCCCCACGCGGAGCCCTACGAACTGACCGGCACGGTCACCGCCCTGGAGGACCCGGCAGGACCCGGCTCCGCCGACCCTCGGGAGAATCCGGCCTACGACAGGGGCGGCCGGTCCGCGGCCGTCACCCGCGGCGGGGTGACGGTGGTACTGACCGAGCGCCGCCGCCCGTTCCACACCCGTGCGGACTTCGGGTCCCTGGACCCGCTGTCCTACGACCTGGTGGTCGTCAAGATCGGATACCTGGAGCCCGAACTCCACGCAATGGCGGCGGACTGGCTGCTCGCCCTCACCCCGGGCGGGGTGGACCAGGATCTGCTGCGCCTCGGGCACCACAAGGTACGGCGCCCCCTCTACCCCTTCGACGACGAGGGCTTCGAGGAAGCGGACCTGACCCCGGTGCTGCTCTAG
- a CDS encoding SpoIIE family protein phosphatase, protein MADRGAKRPTVSVPDDWPAHPDLTLALNGMGGFDWDLDSGLMHMDPPALEVFDMLPDEYDDRPATLGCRVPAHEAARLDALVARALKDGSDSYGAYFRVRLRDGELRWTHSQGSIRRDSTGRPRRVIGVVRDASHEYTHAAERLAVDEERRRHTSVVERTTAALAHARTVGEVIAVLADEQGLSRLGAENVILGLVEAGRIRLISEGKAGSFVPDLEYTRVGDEFPMSEVVRTLTPRYVGSRAEFKRDYPRLWPAIEPLNVHSAAYLPLIAQGRPIGVIGLFFERESDFRDQERNVLVALGSSIAQSLARAMLYDQEHDLAAGLQQAMLPRRIPGVAGAQIAVRYRSARMGRDIGGDWYDVIPLPDGRVAAVIGDVQGHDTQAAALMGQLRIVLRAYASEGHAPATVMARASAFLNELDTDRFATCTYVDADLSTGAARIVRAGHIDPLLRHAEGICRRLPVAGGLPLGISSEFRRLDYPVTTVLLAPGDTLLLCTDGIVEQPGTDIDDGMRQLAREVRQGPQDVQQLADRLCESADERTGEDDMALLLLRRLGAPEHDIVGRFRQHIAPADPEGLSAARHMIRAAVRAWGAAERAEEIELVADELITNALLHTDGEAVVNIRMPHSVGRLLRLEVEDHSSSLPRRREPGEAGVSGRGLLLVDRLADVWGVEPRGSGKCVWCEFNCS, encoded by the coding sequence ATGGCTGACCGGGGAGCGAAGCGGCCCACCGTGTCGGTGCCGGACGACTGGCCCGCCCACCCGGACCTGACCCTGGCCCTCAACGGCATGGGCGGCTTCGACTGGGACCTCGACAGCGGGCTGATGCACATGGACCCGCCCGCCCTCGAGGTGTTCGACATGCTGCCGGACGAGTACGACGACCGTCCGGCCACGCTCGGGTGCCGCGTCCCGGCCCATGAGGCGGCCCGTCTGGACGCCCTGGTCGCGCGGGCGCTCAAGGACGGCAGCGACTCCTACGGCGCGTACTTCCGGGTGCGGCTGCGCGACGGCGAGCTGCGCTGGACCCACAGCCAGGGCAGCATCCGCCGGGACAGCACCGGCAGGCCCCGCCGCGTCATCGGTGTCGTCCGCGACGCCAGCCACGAATACACCCACGCGGCGGAGCGGCTCGCCGTCGATGAGGAGCGCCGCCGGCACACCAGCGTCGTCGAGCGCACCACCGCCGCCCTGGCACACGCCCGAACGGTCGGCGAAGTCATCGCCGTGCTCGCCGACGAGCAGGGGCTGAGCCGCCTCGGCGCGGAGAACGTGATCCTCGGGCTCGTCGAGGCGGGACGTATCCGGCTGATCTCCGAGGGCAAGGCGGGGAGTTTTGTACCGGATCTCGAGTACACGCGGGTGGGTGACGAGTTCCCGATGAGTGAGGTGGTCCGCACCCTCACTCCGCGTTATGTGGGCAGCCGCGCGGAATTCAAGCGCGACTACCCCCGGCTGTGGCCGGCCATCGAGCCGCTCAACGTCCACTCCGCCGCCTATCTGCCGCTGATCGCGCAGGGCCGTCCGATCGGTGTGATCGGCCTCTTCTTCGAGCGGGAGAGCGACTTCCGCGACCAGGAGCGCAATGTCCTGGTGGCGCTCGGCAGCAGCATCGCGCAGAGCCTGGCCCGCGCCATGCTCTACGACCAGGAACACGATCTCGCCGCGGGCCTCCAGCAGGCCATGCTGCCGCGCCGGATCCCCGGCGTCGCCGGTGCACAGATCGCCGTCCGCTACCGCTCCGCCCGGATGGGCCGGGACATCGGCGGCGACTGGTACGACGTGATCCCGCTGCCCGACGGCCGGGTCGCCGCCGTCATCGGCGACGTCCAGGGCCACGACACCCAGGCCGCGGCGCTCATGGGCCAGCTGCGGATCGTGCTGCGCGCCTACGCCTCCGAAGGACACGCCCCGGCCACCGTCATGGCCCGCGCCTCCGCCTTCCTCAACGAGCTCGACACCGACCGCTTCGCGACCTGTACCTACGTCGACGCGGACCTGAGCACCGGCGCGGCCCGGATCGTCCGGGCCGGCCATATCGACCCGCTGCTACGGCACGCCGAGGGCATCTGCCGCAGGCTGCCGGTGGCCGGCGGGCTGCCGCTCGGTATCTCCTCCGAATTCCGGCGGCTCGACTACCCGGTCACCACCGTCCTGCTCGCCCCCGGCGACACCCTGCTGCTGTGCACCGACGGCATCGTCGAACAGCCCGGCACCGACATCGACGACGGGATGCGGCAGTTGGCCCGCGAGGTCCGCCAGGGCCCCCAGGACGTCCAGCAACTCGCCGACCGGCTCTGCGAGTCGGCGGACGAGCGGACCGGCGAGGACGATATGGCGCTCCTGCTGCTGCGCCGCCTCGGTGCCCCGGAGCACGACATCGTCGGACGGTTCCGCCAGCACATCGCCCCCGCCGACCCCGAGGGCCTCTCCGCCGCCCGGCACATGATCCGGGCCGCGGTACGTGCCTGGGGCGCGGCGGAGCGGGCCGAGGAGATCGAGCTGGTCGCCGACGAGCTGATCACCAATGCGCTGCTGCACACCGACGGCGAGGCCGTCGTCAACATCCGTATGCCGCACAGCGTCGGACGGCTGCTGCGGCTGGAGGTCGAGGACCACTCCAGCAGCCTGCCGCGGCGCCGCGAACCGGGCGAGGCCGGCGTCTCCGGCCGCGGGCTGCTCCTCGTGGACCGCCTGGCCGATGTCTGGGGTGTGGAACCGCGCGGCAGCGGAAAGTGCGTATGGTGCGAGTTCAACTGCTCCTGA
- a CDS encoding MFS transporter: MAPTTTPGKSEIPPRSRIFADLTPLRLSPDYRRLWCGNTVSWMGQQMTALAVSLQVYTLTHSTFAVGLVGLCSLVPLVVFGLYGGAIADTVDRRKLGLYSAAGATVMSLTLATAALAGYHRVWLLYTVVAFQAVCFAMNSPARSSMIPRLLPAEQLPAANALNSLTSNLGLMGGPMLGGVIVGLWGFQAAYLIDVVAFSGSLYAMWRLPSMRPDQGEGPRRRASVLDGLRFLATRPNLRMTFFSDLAAMVLAQPRALFPAVAVLWFGGDAKTVGLLVAAPAVGAVLGGLFSGWLGGVRRHGLAILIAVAAWGAAIACFGLSRQLWLGLFFLAVAGCADTVSMVFRSTMLQAATPDAMRGRLQGVFIVVVAGGPRLGDFLAGSVADLTSPATAVLGGGLACVLVVTGLGLGRRAFARYDARDPQP, encoded by the coding sequence GTGGCCCCTACAACGACCCCCGGGAAGAGCGAAATACCCCCGCGTTCCCGGATATTCGCCGATCTGACCCCGCTGCGCCTCTCCCCGGACTACCGCCGACTATGGTGCGGCAACACCGTCTCCTGGATGGGCCAGCAGATGACCGCACTCGCGGTCTCCCTGCAGGTCTACACCCTCACCCACTCCACCTTCGCGGTCGGCCTGGTGGGCCTGTGCTCACTGGTCCCGCTGGTCGTCTTCGGGCTGTACGGCGGCGCCATCGCCGATACCGTCGACCGCCGCAAACTGGGCCTCTACAGCGCCGCGGGCGCGACCGTCATGTCCCTCACCCTGGCCACCGCCGCGCTGGCCGGATACCACCGGGTCTGGCTGCTCTACACCGTCGTCGCCTTCCAGGCCGTCTGCTTCGCGATGAACTCACCGGCCCGCTCGTCGATGATCCCGCGGCTGCTGCCCGCCGAACAGCTGCCGGCCGCGAACGCCCTCAACTCCCTGACCAGCAACCTCGGCCTGATGGGCGGGCCGATGCTGGGCGGTGTCATCGTCGGCCTGTGGGGCTTCCAGGCCGCGTATCTGATCGATGTGGTGGCCTTCAGCGGCTCGCTGTACGCGATGTGGCGGCTGCCGTCCATGCGGCCCGACCAGGGGGAGGGGCCGCGGCGGCGGGCCTCCGTACTGGACGGCCTGCGTTTTCTCGCCACCCGGCCGAATCTGCGGATGACGTTCTTCTCGGACCTGGCGGCGATGGTGCTCGCCCAGCCACGCGCACTGTTCCCCGCGGTCGCGGTGCTCTGGTTCGGCGGTGACGCCAAGACCGTGGGTCTGCTGGTGGCCGCGCCCGCGGTGGGCGCCGTCCTGGGCGGACTGTTCTCCGGCTGGCTCGGCGGGGTCCGCCGGCACGGCCTGGCCATCCTCATCGCGGTGGCCGCCTGGGGCGCCGCCATCGCCTGTTTCGGACTCTCCCGGCAGCTGTGGCTCGGCCTGTTCTTCCTGGCCGTGGCCGGCTGTGCGGACACCGTCTCGATGGTGTTCCGCAGCACCATGCTCCAGGCCGCGACGCCGGACGCGATGCGCGGCCGCCTCCAGGGCGTCTTCATCGTCGTGGTCGCGGGCGGACCGCGGCTGGGCGACTTCCTCGCCGGCTCGGTCGCCGACCTGACCTCCCCGGCCACCGCGGTGCTCGGCGGCGGCCTGGCCTGCGTCCTGGTGGTGACCGGCCTGGGCCTCGGCCGCCGCGCCTTCGCCCGCTACGACGCGCGGGACCCGCAGCCTTAG
- a CDS encoding amidohydrolase family protein, with translation MPEDVPGTCPGSGDGLPPLVDHHCHGVLRHAPDPGTFAAYLTESDRPPAAGTTFFDTQAGFAVRRWCPPLLDLPVHCPPDRYLARRRELGPDETRRRLLRATGIGTYLLDTGLPGDLTGPAETAADGGGAGFEVVRLETLAERTAAGVRDAEEFTDALARAVRDAARTAVAFKTVAAYRHGLALDPAPPAPGAVHTAARCWLAAGAPRLTDPVLLRHLVQLAVATGRPLQLHTGFGDPDLRLDHADPALLTDLVRATADTGTDLVLLHCYPYHRQAAYLASVFPHVYADIGLTLTHTGPRAAAVLAEFLELAPFGKLLFSTDAYGLPELYVVGSALFRTALATVLGDWTASGAWSAEDARRVGAMIAADNARRVYGLSDSRADRTCG, from the coding sequence ATGCCCGAGGACGTCCCGGGAACCTGCCCCGGATCCGGCGACGGCCTGCCGCCGCTGGTCGACCACCACTGCCACGGAGTGCTCCGGCACGCACCGGACCCCGGGACGTTCGCCGCGTACCTCACCGAATCGGACCGGCCGCCCGCGGCGGGCACCACCTTCTTCGACACCCAGGCCGGCTTCGCCGTACGCCGCTGGTGCCCGCCGCTGCTCGACCTGCCCGTGCACTGCCCGCCCGACCGCTACCTCGCCCGCCGCCGCGAACTGGGCCCGGACGAGACCCGGCGCCGTCTGCTGCGCGCCACCGGCATCGGCACCTACCTCCTCGACACCGGGCTGCCCGGCGACCTCACGGGCCCCGCCGAGACCGCCGCGGACGGTGGCGGCGCCGGGTTCGAGGTCGTACGGCTGGAGACGCTGGCCGAGCGCACCGCGGCCGGCGTCCGCGATGCCGAGGAGTTCACCGACGCCCTCGCCCGCGCGGTCCGGGATGCCGCACGCACCGCCGTCGCCTTCAAAACCGTCGCGGCCTACCGCCACGGTCTCGCCCTGGACCCCGCCCCGCCCGCCCCCGGCGCCGTGCACACCGCCGCCCGCTGCTGGCTGGCCGCGGGCGCGCCCCGGCTCACCGACCCCGTCCTGCTGCGTCACCTCGTCCAGTTGGCCGTCGCCACCGGCCGCCCCCTCCAGCTCCACACCGGCTTCGGCGACCCCGACCTCCGGCTCGACCACGCCGACCCGGCGCTGCTGACCGACCTGGTCCGGGCCACCGCCGACACCGGAACGGACCTGGTGCTGCTGCACTGTTACCCGTACCACCGCCAAGCCGCCTACCTGGCGAGCGTCTTCCCGCATGTCTACGCCGACATCGGGCTGACGCTCACCCACACCGGCCCGCGGGCGGCGGCCGTGCTCGCCGAATTCCTGGAGCTCGCGCCCTTCGGCAAACTGCTCTTCTCCACCGACGCCTACGGCCTCCCGGAGCTGTACGTCGTCGGCAGCGCGCTGTTCCGGACCGCGCTGGCGACCGTCCTCGGCGACTGGACGGCCTCCGGGGCATGGTCGGCCGAGGACGCGCGGAGGGTCGGCGCGATGATCGCCGCGGACAACGCCCGCAGGGTGTATGGCCTTTCGGACAGCCGGGCCGACCGCACCTGCGGGTAA
- a CDS encoding nitroreductase gives MDVYEAVDSRRAVRAFSDEPVSKEILERVLAAATRTPSSGNLQPWHVYVVTGEPLTELKKRATARALAGDPGDEREYPMYPAELTSPYLDRFSAAAAQRYKALGIERDDPDRPRKVAALNSEAFGAPVVLFCYLDRTMGPGQWGDAGMYLQTVMLLLRAEGVHSCPQVMWTMYRKTVSQAVGADDGLVLFCGVSVGFEKEGAPRLRTGRADMTETVSFLGV, from the coding sequence GTGGATGTGTATGAGGCCGTGGACAGTCGCCGGGCTGTGCGGGCGTTCAGCGATGAGCCGGTATCCAAAGAGATACTCGAACGAGTGCTTGCTGCAGCGACGCGGACTCCGTCGAGTGGGAACCTCCAGCCGTGGCATGTGTACGTCGTGACCGGTGAGCCCCTGACCGAGCTGAAGAAGCGCGCGACGGCCAGGGCACTGGCGGGAGACCCGGGCGATGAGCGGGAGTATCCGATGTACCCGGCCGAACTGACCTCGCCGTATCTGGACCGCTTCTCCGCCGCGGCCGCCCAACGGTACAAAGCGCTGGGAATCGAGCGCGACGACCCCGACAGGCCCCGGAAGGTCGCCGCCTTGAACTCGGAGGCGTTCGGGGCGCCGGTCGTGCTGTTCTGCTACCTCGACCGGACGATGGGGCCCGGACAGTGGGGGGACGCGGGGATGTACTTGCAGACGGTCATGCTGTTGCTGAGGGCGGAAGGGGTGCACAGCTGCCCCCAGGTGATGTGGACGATGTATCGCAAGACCGTCAGCCAGGCAGTCGGAGCCGATGACGGGCTCGTACTGTTCTGCGGTGTCTCGGTGGGATTCGAGAAGGAAGGCGCGCCACGGCTGCGTACCGGGCGGGCGGACATGACGGAAACAGTGAGCTTCCTCGGAGTATGA
- a CDS encoding ROK family transcriptional regulator, with protein MTASEEQPGSAAHVLELVANGSAASRADLVRELGLAASTVSLRVQELVEAGHLTESGEGTSRGGRRPRLLRVADNGAVALAADLGSHHIRTGAVGLTGDVFDLDEHAFDLTAGPEPALDVLAERLTALAERQRAAGRTVRGAGIGFPGPVDAGGARIIAPSRMPGWHLFPLRDRLADRLGLPVLLDNDANMMALGEHRAAHPTRRHLVVVKTGRGIGSGVISDGRLHRGARGSAGDISHVRVDEAAELPCSCGNIGCLETVASGAAIAAALRGKGLAADSATDILRLVENGEPHATTLVRQAGRDIGAVLAVVVNFFNPEAVILGGALSGAQPLVAAVRGMLYERCLPMATSELTINAAVCGPDAGLLGAGHAVLRRLIAADGPPAPAAGRG; from the coding sequence ATGACCGCCTCCGAGGAGCAGCCCGGCTCCGCCGCGCATGTCCTCGAACTCGTCGCGAACGGTTCCGCGGCCTCCCGCGCGGACCTCGTACGCGAACTCGGGCTCGCCGCCTCGACCGTCTCCCTCCGCGTCCAGGAACTCGTCGAGGCCGGGCACCTGACCGAATCCGGCGAGGGCACCTCGCGCGGCGGCCGGCGCCCGAGGCTGCTGCGGGTCGCGGACAACGGAGCCGTCGCGCTCGCCGCCGACCTGGGCAGCCACCACATCCGCACCGGCGCGGTGGGGCTGACCGGCGACGTTTTCGACCTCGACGAGCACGCCTTCGATCTGACCGCCGGGCCCGAACCCGCCCTGGACGTACTCGCCGAGCGGCTGACGGCACTGGCCGAGCGGCAGCGCGCGGCCGGCCGTACGGTCCGCGGTGCCGGCATCGGCTTCCCCGGCCCGGTCGACGCGGGCGGCGCCCGGATCATCGCCCCGTCCCGGATGCCCGGCTGGCATCTCTTCCCGCTGCGCGACCGGTTGGCGGACCGCCTCGGCCTGCCGGTACTGCTCGACAACGACGCCAACATGATGGCGCTGGGCGAACATCGCGCCGCGCACCCCACCCGACGCCATCTGGTCGTCGTCAAGACGGGCCGCGGCATCGGCTCGGGTGTCATCAGCGACGGCCGGCTGCACCGCGGGGCGCGCGGTTCGGCCGGTGACATCAGCCATGTCCGGGTCGACGAGGCCGCCGAACTCCCGTGTTCCTGCGGCAACATCGGTTGTCTGGAGACCGTGGCGAGCGGCGCCGCGATCGCCGCCGCACTGCGGGGCAAAGGCCTGGCCGCCGACTCGGCGACCGACATCCTCCGGCTGGTCGAGAACGGCGAACCGCATGCCACCACCCTGGTGCGCCAGGCCGGCCGGGACATCGGCGCGGTACTCGCCGTCGTCGTGAACTTCTTCAACCCCGAGGCGGTGATCCTCGGCGGGGCGCTCTCCGGCGCCCAGCCGCTGGTCGCGGCCGTACGCGGCATGCTCTACGAGCGCTGTCTGCCGATGGCCACCAGCGAACTCACCATCAACGCCGCCGTGTGCGGCCCGGACGCGGGCCTGCTGGGCGCCGGCCATGCCGTACTGCGCCGCCTGATCGCCGCGGACGGACCGCCCGCCCCCGCAGCCGGGCGCGGCTGA
- a CDS encoding type I glutamate--ammonia ligase, with amino-acid sequence MGSRAAQQRQEARQLAARLSAEGVRNVALTWVDNAGIARVKTIPAERLAAAAERGVGMSPVFDVFTSDDAITASDHLGGPDGDLRLFPDLERVTTLAGQPGWAWAPADRYDQLGLPHPACQRQFARRMTERAAAAGLELRMGFETEWVVTRAPAGHPAAAGADEPLDYPCTGPAYGMTRVVELSDYLRDVTEALSVQGIDVLQLHPEYAPGQFEVTTAPGDPVRAADDVVLVRETIRAVSVRHGLRASFAPSVVAGQVGNGCHLHLSLYRDGTSLHRTPDAPWGLAPDASAFLGGILGALPALLAIGCPSPASYLRLQPSHWAGVYQCWGVENREAALRLITGAPDDPDGGHAEVKTFDAAANPYLAVGAVIAAGLHGIEYATRLPEPQTGDPGVLGVRERARRGIVRLPATLTEAADRLEKSAPLYEAMGEVLHGAVLAVRRAEEAHFAESEDDAIAAATRWRW; translated from the coding sequence ATGGGATCGCGGGCTGCACAACAGCGCCAGGAGGCCCGCCAGTTGGCGGCCCGCCTGTCGGCGGAAGGCGTCCGGAACGTGGCGCTGACCTGGGTGGACAATGCGGGCATCGCCCGCGTCAAGACCATCCCGGCCGAACGGCTCGCCGCCGCGGCGGAACGCGGAGTCGGGATGTCTCCCGTCTTCGACGTGTTCACCTCCGACGATGCCATCACGGCATCCGACCACCTCGGCGGGCCCGACGGTGACCTGCGGCTCTTCCCTGACCTGGAGCGTGTCACCACGCTCGCCGGCCAGCCCGGCTGGGCCTGGGCGCCGGCGGACCGCTACGACCAGCTCGGCCTGCCGCACCCCGCCTGCCAGCGGCAGTTCGCCCGGCGCATGACGGAGCGGGCCGCCGCGGCAGGCCTGGAGCTGCGGATGGGCTTCGAAACCGAGTGGGTGGTCACCCGCGCCCCGGCGGGCCACCCGGCCGCCGCCGGTGCGGACGAACCGCTCGACTACCCCTGCACGGGCCCCGCGTACGGCATGACCCGGGTCGTCGAACTCTCCGACTACCTCCGCGACGTCACCGAGGCGCTGAGCGTCCAGGGCATCGACGTCCTCCAGCTCCACCCCGAATACGCCCCGGGCCAGTTCGAGGTCACCACCGCCCCGGGCGACCCGGTCCGCGCCGCCGACGATGTGGTGCTGGTCCGCGAGACCATCCGCGCCGTCTCCGTACGGCACGGCCTGCGGGCCTCCTTCGCCCCGTCGGTCGTCGCCGGACAGGTCGGCAACGGCTGCCACCTCCACCTCAGCCTGTACCGCGACGGCACGAGCCTGCACCGCACCCCCGACGCCCCATGGGGCCTCGCGCCCGACGCGTCGGCCTTCCTCGGAGGCATCCTCGGTGCCCTGCCCGCCCTGCTCGCCATCGGCTGCCCGTCACCTGCCAGCTATCTGCGGCTCCAGCCCTCCCACTGGGCCGGCGTCTACCAGTGCTGGGGCGTGGAGAACCGGGAGGCGGCGCTGCGTCTGATCACCGGCGCCCCCGACGACCCGGACGGCGGCCATGCCGAGGTCAAGACCTTCGACGCCGCCGCCAACCCCTACCTCGCGGTAGGCGCGGTCATCGCCGCCGGACTGCACGGCATCGAGTACGCCACGCGGCTGCCGGAACCGCAGACCGGCGACCCGGGTGTGCTCGGCGTCCGGGAGCGCGCCCGGCGCGGCATCGTCCGACTGCCCGCCACCCTCACCGAGGCGGCCGACCGGCTGGAGAAGTCGGCCCCGCTGTACGAGGCGATGGGCGAGGTGCTGCACGGCGCGGTGCTCGCCGTCCGGCGCGCGGAGGAGGCCCACTTCGCCGAGAGCGAGGACGACGCGATCGCCGCCGCCACCCGCTGGCGCTGGTGA